One genomic window of Anaerolineae bacterium includes the following:
- a CDS encoding Aspartyl-tRNA(Asn) amidotransferase subunit B, translating to MTTEYEAVIGLETHIQLNTLTKIFCSCKADSWNDPPNTNICPVCTGLPGVLPVLNKVAVEKAMLLAAAMNAEIQSISYFDRKNYFYPDLPKGYQISQYNMPIARGGYLVFPMPDGTERKVTIQKLHLEEDAGKTKNDFGRRLIDFNRCGVPLVEMVTGPDLHSADEAAQYIIRLRQLLRWIGVSEADMEKGHLRCDANVSIRPKGSSILNPKTEIKNVNSIVAIRESIQTEIQRQIREVEAGNQIESWTLEWDEESGILRKMRSKETEADYRYFREPDLLSLQIDEQWKTKVLSTLPELPLQRRVRFTQQYGLPLYDADILTSERSLSDYYETTLQAYQGDPKRVSNWIINDLLRIINELGISAAELKVTPAYLAQIIRMVDDNTINNSTAKALLDKVQSSGKEPAVIVAEEGLAKVSDADALDSLIQQLVTNNPEQVANYRKGKTGLLGWFVGQVMKETQGKADAQLARSILEKYLSESE from the coding sequence ATGACAACAGAATACGAAGCCGTAATCGGACTGGAAACACACATTCAACTCAATACATTGACAAAAATATTTTGTTCCTGTAAAGCAGATTCGTGGAACGATCCCCCGAATACAAACATCTGCCCTGTCTGTACTGGCTTGCCAGGCGTTTTACCGGTGCTCAACAAAGTTGCCGTCGAGAAAGCCATGTTGCTTGCTGCTGCCATGAACGCCGAAATACAATCTATCTCTTATTTTGACCGCAAGAATTACTTCTATCCCGATCTGCCCAAGGGGTATCAAATCAGCCAGTACAACATGCCAATTGCACGAGGCGGTTATCTCGTTTTCCCAATGCCGGATGGCACAGAACGCAAAGTTACAATCCAGAAATTGCATTTAGAGGAGGACGCTGGGAAGACCAAAAATGACTTTGGGCGCAGGCTGATTGACTTCAATCGTTGTGGCGTTCCCCTGGTCGAAATGGTCACCGGTCCTGATTTGCACTCTGCGGACGAAGCTGCTCAGTATATCATCCGCCTGCGTCAGTTACTGCGCTGGATCGGCGTTTCGGAAGCAGATATGGAAAAAGGTCACCTGCGCTGTGATGCCAACGTCTCAATTCGCCCCAAAGGTTCTTCGATTCTTAACCCAAAAACCGAAATTAAGAACGTTAATTCGATTGTTGCCATTCGGGAATCGATCCAAACCGAGATTCAACGTCAAATTCGTGAAGTGGAAGCCGGCAACCAGATTGAATCCTGGACGCTCGAATGGGACGAAGAGAGCGGTATCTTACGCAAGATGCGATCGAAAGAAACCGAAGCCGATTACCGCTATTTCCGTGAACCTGACTTGCTCTCCTTACAGATCGATGAACAATGGAAAACCAAAGTGCTCAGCACTTTACCAGAACTGCCTCTTCAACGGCGGGTACGCTTTACCCAGCAATACGGATTGCCACTTTATGACGCAGACATCCTCACTTCAGAACGCTCATTATCTGATTACTACGAAACAACGCTGCAAGCCTATCAGGGAGACCCCAAGCGCGTCTCAAACTGGATCATCAACGACCTTTTGCGCATCATCAATGAACTTGGCATTTCTGCAGCCGAACTGAAGGTAACGCCTGCCTACCTGGCACAAATTATTCGCATGGTGGATGACAATACAATTAATAACTCTACTGCCAAAGCCTTATTGGATAAAGTACAAAGTAGCGGCAAAGAACCGGCTGTTATCGTTGCAGAAGAAGGTTTAGCCAAAGTAAGCGACGCCGATGCGCTGGATAGCTTGATTCAACAACTGGTCACCAACAACCCCGAGCAGGTGGCTAACTACCGCAAAGGTAAGACCGGTTTACTGGGATGGTTCGTTGGTCAGGTGATGAAAGAGACCCAGGGAAAAGCGGACGCCCAGTTAGCGCGTTCGATTCTGGAGAAGTATTTGAGCGAGTCAGAATGA
- a CDS encoding Aspartyl-tRNA(Asn) amidotransferase subunit A: MDLCDYAAYQLAWMIKRKQVSASEVLESTLNRIAAVDGIPGQLDGDKSAEPDKIHAFISLTAERARRQAQQIDQAIQAGEEVGPLAGVPFTVKDIFCVEGTLTTAASKILSNFISPYTATPVARAENAGGIMLGKVNLDEFTFGSSNESSAFQPSPRNPWNTLRVPGGSSGGSAAAVASGQGCLSIGTDTAGSIRQPAAFCGVVGVKPTYGRVSRYGLIAFGSSLDCPGPLARNVSDAALLLQVMSGVDSYDSTTANLSVPDYVTDLEKPIRGMRVGLSPDYFRITYVNAESGELEQQPIPEDYRQAIYRVAGRLAEMGADIVEDVPMPHTKYSIPTYFVISRVEAASNLHRYDGVKYGYRTQQPVNDLREMYRKTRGEGFGLQPKLRILMGMYVSAAQYSEQYYLRALRVRTLIRRDFEAIFDPDGKYCLHALLTPTTPTTAFPIAQVYGDSVLMQFADQLTVAANHAGVPAISFPCGFDPDGLPYGAQLIGPDFSEDRLLRLARNYEIVTESDQWRKRVPPIIENLPS, from the coding sequence ATGGATTTATGTGATTACGCTGCCTATCAACTTGCCTGGATGATTAAGCGGAAACAGGTCTCTGCCAGCGAAGTGCTGGAAAGCACGCTCAACCGTATCGCGGCTGTGGATGGCATCCCAGGTCAATTAGATGGTGACAAAAGTGCTGAACCCGACAAGATTCATGCCTTTATCAGCCTCACCGCAGAACGCGCCCGTCGTCAAGCGCAACAGATTGACCAGGCCATCCAGGCTGGTGAAGAGGTTGGGCCGTTGGCAGGCGTGCCTTTCACGGTCAAAGATATTTTCTGCGTTGAAGGCACTCTAACCACAGCCGCATCGAAAATCCTCTCTAATTTTATTTCCCCTTACACAGCTACCCCTGTGGCGCGAGCAGAAAATGCCGGGGGTATCATGTTGGGAAAAGTTAACCTTGATGAGTTCACTTTTGGATCCTCCAATGAGTCCAGCGCTTTTCAGCCTAGCCCCCGCAATCCGTGGAATACCTTGCGTGTCCCGGGCGGCTCCTCGGGTGGAAGCGCCGCTGCTGTAGCCTCTGGGCAGGGATGTCTTTCAATTGGAACCGACACAGCCGGCTCAATCCGTCAACCAGCCGCTTTTTGCGGTGTGGTGGGTGTTAAACCCACCTATGGGCGTGTCTCGCGCTATGGCTTAATCGCCTTTGGATCTTCGCTCGATTGTCCTGGTCCTTTAGCCCGCAATGTTAGCGACGCAGCTCTATTGTTGCAGGTCATGAGCGGCGTTGACTCGTATGACTCGACCACAGCCAACCTTTCTGTTCCCGATTATGTCACCGATCTGGAGAAACCTATTCGTGGCATGCGGGTTGGTCTGTCCCCAGATTATTTCCGCATCACGTATGTCAATGCAGAGAGCGGCGAGTTAGAGCAACAACCCATCCCGGAAGATTACCGGCAGGCAATCTACCGCGTTGCCGGCAGGCTAGCCGAAATGGGCGCAGATATTGTTGAAGATGTTCCCATGCCACACACCAAATACAGCATCCCGACTTACTTTGTTATCTCGCGGGTGGAAGCTGCCTCCAATTTGCACCGTTACGATGGGGTTAAGTATGGTTACCGTACACAACAACCAGTCAACGACCTGCGCGAAATGTATCGCAAAACGCGGGGCGAAGGATTCGGCTTACAACCCAAATTGCGGATTCTGATGGGGATGTACGTAAGCGCTGCGCAATATAGCGAGCAATACTACCTGAGAGCGTTACGCGTGCGAACGCTGATTCGGCGCGATTTCGAAGCGATCTTTGACCCCGATGGAAAATACTGCCTGCATGCATTATTAACCCCGACCACTCCAACCACAGCCTTCCCCATCGCCCAGGTCTACGGCGATTCGGTCTTGATGCAGTTTGCCGATCAACTGACCGTCGCGGCAAACCATGCCGGTGTCCCTGCGATTTCTTTTCCATGCGGTTTTGATCCAGATGGGTTGCCCTATGGCGCACAACTGATCGGTCCAGACTTTTCCGAAGATCGGCTATTGCGCCTGGCACGGAATTATGAGATCGTCACCGAAAGCGATCAATGGCGCAAAAGAGTTCCACCCATCATAGAGAATCTTCCCAGCTAA
- a CDS encoding Butyryl-CoA dehydrogenase, whose protein sequence is MSESLLFPFTEEHEMIRQTARDFAQKEIAPIAAEFDESGEFPRETIRKMGELGFMGIEVPEEYGGAGMDTLAYVLALEEICKADAAHGTIMSVNNSLFCYGILKYGTEEQIHQFVKPVASGKAIGAYALTEPMSGSDAGNMRTRAVRQGDVYLLNGRKSWVTSGPVADYVVVFALTEPEKRHRGITAFLVDATSPGFLRGKKEPKLGIRASATSELTFENCPVPIENRLGEEGEGFKIAMAVLDAGRIGIAAQALGIAEAAYQASLQYATEREAFGQKIGEFQGISFKLADMRTRIEAARLLTYNAALAKERAKTTGERFTLQASMAKLFTSETAMFVTHAAVQIHGGMGYSRELPIERYFRDAKITEIYEGTSEIQRLVIARLETGLR, encoded by the coding sequence ATGTCAGAGAGTTTGCTGTTTCCCTTTACCGAAGAACATGAAATGATTCGTCAAACGGCGCGCGATTTTGCCCAGAAAGAAATTGCGCCAATCGCCGCTGAGTTCGACGAGAGCGGTGAATTCCCCAGGGAGACGATTCGCAAAATGGGCGAATTGGGATTTATGGGCATCGAAGTGCCGGAGGAATACGGTGGAGCTGGAATGGATACCCTGGCATACGTGCTGGCATTGGAAGAGATTTGTAAGGCAGATGCAGCACACGGAACGATAATGTCGGTCAATAACTCGTTGTTTTGCTACGGTATACTGAAATATGGAACGGAGGAACAAATACACCAGTTTGTCAAGCCGGTTGCTTCAGGCAAGGCTATTGGAGCGTACGCCTTAACTGAACCAATGTCTGGTTCGGATGCTGGAAATATGCGCACTCGCGCCGTGAGACAGGGAGATGTATATCTCCTTAACGGGCGCAAGTCTTGGGTAACCAGCGGACCAGTGGCAGATTATGTGGTCGTCTTTGCCCTTACCGAGCCAGAGAAGCGACACCGTGGCATCACGGCGTTCCTGGTCGATGCAACATCGCCGGGCTTTCTGCGCGGGAAGAAGGAACCGAAACTCGGGATTCGCGCCTCGGCCACCAGCGAGTTAACTTTTGAAAATTGCCCTGTCCCGATCGAAAACCGTCTTGGCGAGGAGGGTGAAGGGTTTAAGATTGCCATGGCAGTCTTGGATGCTGGACGAATTGGAATTGCGGCTCAGGCTTTGGGAATTGCAGAGGCAGCCTATCAGGCAAGTTTGCAATATGCAACCGAGCGAGAAGCTTTTGGTCAAAAAATCGGGGAATTTCAAGGGATTTCCTTCAAGCTGGCGGATATGAGGACTCGCATTGAAGCTGCACGCCTGTTAACCTATAATGCCGCTCTGGCTAAAGAGCGTGCCAAGACGACCGGGGAGCGTTTTACCCTGCAAGCTTCAATGGCAAAATTGTTCACTTCTGAAACAGCGATGTTTGTTACCCATGCAGCCGTTCAAATTCATGGCGGCATGGGCTATAGTCGTGAGTTGCCCATCGAACGCTATTTTCGTGATGCAAAGATTACCGAGATCTATGAAGGGACGAGTGAAATTCAGCGTTTGGTTATTGCCCGCCTGGAGACCGGTTTGCGTTGA